The sequence ATATGCTCAAGATcttgtacatttatttacagaCTGTAACAAGACATTACAGTCATTACCACAAGCAATatttaatgaaaataaatgtataaCCACGTTATGTAATATACATatgattaataatatttttatatCATAATAATTGTTCACCCACATTGGTTGGTGTTTGTGACCTTTGATGTGAAGGGGTTGAATTTCTTTCCCAGCCTCCAGGGGGGGCTGTAAAggaataaaacatttttaaaagctgCCTTTGACCTCAAGTAGGCCTAGTACTGAACACAAAGCTCCAAATCGAATTAAAATTAAATGTCAGTACTGAACTCTACTCTTTGACTGTGAGTGTTCACAAACGGAGAACCTAGCATCCTACCCTGCATTGGTGATAGTGATTGTGGGCGGCTGGGAAGGAGCCTGAAGTTCTTTTGCTCTGGCGTCCGGTGGTCGCAGATCTCCTCCCGCCGTGCATACCTGACGTCCTCCATGGAACTCTGGGTCATGTCTGTGTCACTTCCTATGTCCAGGTCCTTTCGCAGTGGCCTGAAATCACGGTAGGGGTTTGAGATCATCACAAAATAATCCAGGCTGGGAAAGGCGAGTtcatttgtatagcacatttcatacacagaggcaaTTATGTGTTTTAGGCTGCATAAAGAAAAGCAAAATAACAGTTTAAAGAGTAAAGTACATGGGatagaataataaaaaaaaaacatattcataaacaaaatgcaaaaaaaagaacatattcATAAACAAAATGCTCAAGAGGACACTTGGGAGGTTCTGGGCCTTTTCATTCATTACTGAGACTAGACTACCACATTATTTGAGCTTTCCTTTTTGGACACAGAGCTGGCCACTGACCGTAGTCGAATGGCGTCCTCTCCGAGCGGCTCTCGCCGTTTCTTCCCTGTGTCCTTCCCCTTCCCCTTTTTCTTCTTCAGGCcgttcttctccttctccctgcGATCTTTCCCGCGCTCCCCGCGGTGGCTGGCCGTCTCAATCCAGGCCTTGCTGCCGTTGTTGTTTTTGCCGTTGTCAGTGCCGGTGGACCGGTGGCGCACCCTGTCCGATTCCCCTGCccgctccctcctcctcctccggacCCACATCACTACCAGAACCacagccaccaccaccgccaggCCCAAGCCGACTCCCGCGCCAACCACCGGCCACAGCCATGCAGGTGCTGCTGGGTCGAGAAGATTAGATGTACCTTTACTCTGTTAGATCTTATTCACAATCACACTGGATACAGCAGGCTCTATTAATCTCATAATGACTTGGTGAAGAACAATCTGGTGAAAGGccatgatttgatttgatttatgaCAGAGAAAAGGATGTGAATTTTTGATTGAGATGGTGTTGAGATAGGCCAAAACATTCATTGTGGTTGCAGAAACTGACCAAACACATGTTCATAGAATTCAACCCTTGCAGGACGTTGTTGTGAAACTCAATTAATCAGGAAATGGGTGGGCAAAATAACCATTGTGGATGTTCAAGCATGGGGCCCAACTGTGCGTAAAATTGTTGTATATATTTCAGCGTTTGGGACATACCATCTCTATTCCCTCCCCTTTTTCCACCCGTTTTAGCCTCCACTCCTTCCTCACTCCTGTCCCCGAGTTCCTCCATGACTCCGCGCACGTGGACAATGGCCTGGACCTCGGCGAGCCTGCCACTGGGGATGCGGCCTGGTGCCATCCTGGCCTGGAGGAAGCGGGCAGCGCTGGGCGCCGAGGGGAAGCAACTGGCCTCTTGCTGCTGGACGCACGGCTTGTTATCAACCTGTAGGAACAGCAGCGAGCTGGGGGACGCAAGGGAAGGGAGAGGATTCAGAGCACAGAGCTATAACCACTCCACAAAGGCAGTTTTTCAACAGGATCAACAGGACTGGTGACaatattgaaattgaaatttgaatgctaatgctaatgggAATATACTAAACTGGTAGACATAACAGAGGTAAAGACACAATTgtcataaaacaaacaaattcaaTAGCATTAGGTACAAAGACAAGTGAAATCTTTTCTGCTTAAGCAAATCAACACACAGAACTACTTTACAGTCAGAACAGAACAACCTTAGCACATGCTAAAAGACATGTCCCAAAAGAATTAAagagcattaaaaaaaaatattcaataATCAAATGCCTACTTTGCCCCAGTACCCCAGAGTCTCTCCACCCATATAACATGTACCATCCTCCAGCCACAAATCTCTCCCTGCGTGTGGTGAGTGGACGAAGCCTAAATGTAGACCCAGCGAATTCTCTCACCCCTCACTAAAGTCTTAAAGTAAAAAGACCCAGCGAGTTCTCTCACCCCTCACTAAAGCCTTAACGTAAAGACCCAGCGAGTTCTCTTACCCCTCACTGCTGCTGACCGGTGCGGTGGGCTTCAGCAGGTCAGCCAGCTGCTGGGGCTGGAGTCTGTGGAGGTCACTGCTGGGCTTGAACGGAGCCCTGTCCCTCAGCTTCACCGGGGTCCTCAGCAGTGTGCTCAGTGTCCATAGGAGGGAGTTGTTCTGGAAGGGTCCCTGTGTGAAGGGGATCCTGGTCTGGACAATCAGGGACCCCGTGGCCCAGATGGGGTCGTGGTAGCAGTCGCTCCCGTCCCAACCACAGAGCGCGTTGTTGCAGCCCTGGTCACAGTGAGAGTTGTCATAGTGGTGCTTGCAGTACTCAACATGGCCTTGcctgagaaaaacagagaggaagaaaaaatgtGAGTCAGTGACAAGGGAAAACTGGGTCATAATgatttttggtaacactttacttgacagtattgacataagagtgacatgacactgtcatgaacatatgacactgtcatgacacatgaaccctaaccctaatactaatactaatcctaacctctaaccctaatcctaatcacccacccgaatgtcacttaataacaaaaGCGTTATGtgataaatgtttatgacttgtttatgacacattcatgacagtgtcatgtcactcttatgtctatACTGTCAAGTTAAAGGGAtactccaccatttggggaaatacactcattttccacctccccttgagttaaacagttgagttttacctttctaatcctcatccagccgttctcggagtctgacagtagcacttttagctccagctcattgaatcagattagaccgttcTCTCCTATaagctaacggtctaatctgattcaatgagctggagctaaaagtgttactgtcagactcagagaacggctggatgaactgagGAAAGGTAAAACttaattgtttaactcaaggggaggtggaaaatgagtgtatttccccaaatggtggaatatccctttaagtgtAACCTGATTTTTTAAGTTAGGTTTTTAAATACCTCCTGTTGCCTCTTTGGCAGCAggttcttgaatttcctcttggggatcaataaagtatctatctatctatctatctatctatctatctattattattatcattagatTGGACTGTGatccagtaggcctatagttttGGGTCTAGTGACACCCTGACAATGTTTAAAACAATCCATTTGAGTTGATAttttaagtgaaagtgaaagtgttAACGTCTTCTACATCCACTTTCCACAAGTAGATATACGCCACATAAATGTAATCTATTTTGCTTTTCGCACCATTTCCACTATGGCCAGCGACCTCTAGCTGTTCCTGTTGTTTCCTGTTACAGAGTTACTGCACAGCCTCAGCCTGTGCCTTGTAGGGATGTAGCATAAATTGCTAAGAGTGAGTAATTAGGGATACTATAAAATACATGACACCAGATATAGCAGTTTGTTTTATAAAAGTTGTATTCTGTCAGCTTATGGATATTCTTGGTAACTCTCATTTGTTAGAGTTAGATTCTGTGCTAAACATATGAATAGATGTACAGTAGGCCGGTATCTTACTTGCATTGGCCCTTGTCTGTGATGCAGTCCAAGCCATCTCTCAGACACTCAGGCTCAGTGCAGTCCTTATCACACACTTCATTTGCAAACTTGCTTTCACAGGATTTGTTCTTACACTGGGCCCAGGGGTCACTGGCAGATGAgcctacacagagagagagagagagagagagagagatgtgtatttgtaattaattcaatttcaattaatAGTTTGATGCAAAAGAATCTGGGACAATTAatccctgtctgtgtgtttttaagtgcAATTGTGGTGGAAAGCTTTATTCCATATGAAGCTCATGTTTTGTGTAggtttgtgttatttttttaacaacTATTCAATTCATTGTTTAAATTATGTGGAAGTTTTGAATGTGTGCGGAAGGTTTTCTGTAAACTAAACCTGATTGAAAGGATGATTTGGGAAACATGGCCGACGGTATCTCTCAACACTCCAACATTTATGAAAAGCTCTGGTTGTACAGAGGAAATCAAACCATCCATTAGAGAAAAGCAAAGCACTATTCAGGCAACGAAAGGTGCGCCCTTGGCATGAACCgtacaggaaacaggaaatcGGGGGCCTGACACAAACAGGAAGTTTCCAGGAGAGGCGAATAGAAACAGgaaatggagtggaatgggaGTGGATAAAGGTAGAGGGTCGTCACCGTGGCGATGGGAAAATGTAATGGAGAGGGACAATGCTCTTGGCAGGTGTGTGGCGGACAATGAAGACGCAACGGAGATGAAACAATGGAACAGTCCAACCCAGAGGAGCAGTGAACACATGATCCCCAAATAAGGGATTGGCAGTAAAGCCACTCATGTAGACTGTGATGATTTAAAAAGGATTTTACTGAGTTTTTAATAGTCTGAATcaaaaactttgacaaaaaagttTATACATAGTTGTATACATATATTTGGGTTTTTCAAAATGTGTTGACAATACACAGGTAGCTTCAGAAATAGCACATTATGATGCCTACAACAGTGGTAAATATCCCCCAGAAATATTTTAACTTATAAAAGATACAGAATATTGCATTTTCCCTCTGGGTCAATACTTTACGTCAACATTAGAAAATGTCCCTCGATTGGACCCCTCAGATGTGCTCCAGAAGTGATTCGGTCTCTTTCCAGTCTGAAGCAGAGGAAGCGGGCTCTGACTCACCTCGTCCAAGAGTggtccagcagcagcacagcagtaAGGCCACCCTCCCGGGCAGCTGCATAGCGCCACAGAGGCAGACTATGTCCCAGTCGCTCTCTCCCCTCGGTCCAAACACGCGTGGGACGTTTCCAGGACtcggagcagtgagagcaggtccttgtgtgggtgtttgtggtcTCTGGCCTCTCTCCTGTGATGACAGCGGTGATGAGACAGCACGCTATGCCTGCCAGAGTTGGTCGTGTCCTCTCCTGGGTCGGTCAGCCAGTCAGGAGGGGTTGGAGACGCACAGAGGAACCGTGTGAACATTCAGAGCGACCAGTTAACCCCCCgccccacccccctcaccccTGCCATCAGCAGCCTCCTCAGTTCTGCCTCACTCATTCTTTTTCAGAAACACTGCGGATATGTGGACCACTGGACAACTTCCTGCCACTGTGTTGAAAAGAAtaggagtggagtgtgtgtgtgtgtgtgtgtgtgtgtgtgtgtttggtatttgtctgtgggtgtgtgtgtgtgtgcgtgtgtgtgaaaatgtgggtgtgtgtgagtgcgtgtgtttgtctgtgggtgtgtgcgggtgtctgcgtctctgtgtgtgcaagtcAGTGGTTGGGAGAGGTCGGTGTTATTGGACAAATTTGAAAGAGCCCTAATAGTGTTTATGGTAAACCACAAGAAGTGGGTCACAGGAAACTTGACATACAAAAAATAGAGCAAGTAATAATATTCCATTGTTTCACACATTCCCAAATGTTTTCCCAATCAGCGTACTTTTCTCAATACATATGGCCTCCAACTCACTATGTAAAACCAATGAGAATATAATATTTTTAGACTCCCAAACTAACACTGACGAAGGAAGGTGCCTGGTGTTGTTTCTGGTTGATTAGGCGCTTTGGTTGGACAAGCAAGTTACACAGTTGTTCACTGGCATCGTATGCTGCACCGTGAAGAAGGGCCTGGCTTTGTGGATCCTGCTGTCTTGAGCCTATTTTACATTGCTGTTGTATCCTACTTCATCTTGTCACAATAATAATTTGGCTTGATTGTTAACCTGCCACTGAGGGATGTCCCAAACCAATAGCACAAGGAACTTAACTTATTTTCTGTGAGTATAGCTGAAATTACCCACCTGGCATGCTCAACATTTGAATATTTGAGCTCCATGTCCTCAGCACTGCCTGAACGTTTATTTCCATGTTGTGTGTGCCCTTGAGGTTGTACTGCAGTCAACAGACTGGTGCTCGTGGAGTACAGAGACCATAATATTTGTATCTGACATGTAGTTAATAgttcatgaacatgtcatagaATCCTCCCTGGTGGATTGCAAAGGTATTTTCGGGTAGGGCCTAACACCACCTGTTTGCTTTCAACAGTCATTGATAATGGTAACATATTCATTCTTGCTCGTATTCAGTCCAAAATGACTCCTTTAATCTCTTCCAGCCTTAAACATTCATCACAATAAAGATGTGCATCAGTCAACATTGTCAATGAACGTTAGGTTACATGACTGTCGGTGACCAAGTAACCACTTGATGTCGCACTTTACTGCTCTGAGTcagaaccatagactgtatatatagaactggacagtgtgcctgcattctacagtgttctatggaattgaagccgccgaggcgacgccatcttggaaaatttggagccaatttgaagtgcggctgcgcagcaaaagttgaagcatgcgcagtgaagaggagtcgcggtcaggcacgcccactcagttgccactcagcgagttaaacacgccccttgtcaagtgaaacccgcccccttctcctttccacaacgcaggtcgactcggcgccgaaggctagctggctggatgaattttacGGCTGTGactgagttagctaaacagtacaaacaacaatcggtttgttcttgtctggtaagtgttgcgtatcaactgaaacgtttttttttgtctattggtgttcttaaatacgtctaagagagcttattatgttgattatagactgtgacaatttagtatggtgaatactaatgagctaacaacagaaatgcggacagcgaattacatgctaatgttagcagctacattaacgttacctggaggctaagttagtcattgaagtgaagattagcacacagctcccttaACAGTCaatgcatgatatacttggttttattagttgttgctgttttcaaatatcatgtatgctatctcaacatggagtaaccattgactgtacatggggattaataacactagacagtcagtacagtatatgatgtgataaagcaacggtatgatgtgttaaagcaacgcaagttaacattaacgtaatgtgaagcatggacctcatcaacctcgtgttaatgtaactactagccattttttctaacgttaacgacacctctgttagagctacttctgtgatggtaggtcggtagcatagactgtaaaaaatagatcggtaggtcagtagttgtagaccgcataagtgaatgatcgataaatgaaacgcctgcattaaacactagctgctacgccaagaaccagtcacttcccagggatatcggtgaacatttgagaaagaccttagtttgtcatctaacgtccatgatcagtcatactgataacgttatttttcaagctgacgcaagttaataacattcacaccgcatatgtaaatgtgtagttaacattataggtaggctgtgaagtttattgcacacatatatttaattaattggtattactagtggtgttgagtgcctgattagatgctttgtaatgttgtaaaattgtctgactaactttattgtaactttcctttttgcaggtaagatatgggtgatgactgaatgtactggaggtggcggcaaggtggtctccatggtctacattagtctgcaagcaagggaatgcctacgtgaagatgtttggctggggtggtctgaggtggcatgtcctccccctttctccaagtaccctgacatccatctccctgacatcatcacccaccgtcactggatcaacctgaagccccttatacatgggaca is a genomic window of Alosa sapidissima isolate fAloSap1 chromosome 10, fAloSap1.pri, whole genome shotgun sequence containing:
- the notchl gene encoding neurogenic locus notch homolog protein 1 isoform X2, with amino-acid sequence MQLPGRVALLLCCCWTTLGRGSSASDPWAQCKNKSCESKFANEVCDKDCTEPECLRDGLDCITDKGQCKQGHVEYCKHHYDNSHCDQGCNNALCGWDGSDCYHDPIWATGSLIVQTRIPFTQGPFQNNSLLWTLSTLLRTPVKLRDRAPFKPSSDLHRLQPQQLADLLKPTAPVSSSEGSLLFLQVDNKPCVQQQEASCFPSAPSAARFLQARMAPGRIPSGRLAEVQAIVHVRGVMEELGDRSEEGVEAKTGGKRGGNRDAPAWLWPVVGAGVGLGLAVVVAVVLVVMWVRRRRRERAGESDRVRHRSTGTDNGKNNNGSKAWIETASHRGERGKDRREKEKNGLKKKKGKGKDTGKKRREPLGEDAIRLRPLRKDLDIGSDTDMTQSSMEDVRYARREEICDHRTPEQKNFRLLPSRPQSLSPMQAPPGGWERNSTPSHQRSQTPTNTASVQWCGPDGSVVLIRAVRSGLDRVVLELLRAGVPVNNTDHTGRSALHWACTVNHLSLARTLIRYGAAVDLQDNKGETALFLSALHGCYDTARFLLLNGANQDLCDRHGRRPVHVAREGMHHQVLELLLAHRVQRGPVPIDPACEVLWDDRAYLYSPWAAPPSLPSRSASFSGAITPRGLSSPPPPSDWSMGPRQCPSPQNWRPSPSQSTTALVTPRILGLPPRPISTLQEVTSEAEEEEREAARDREGPRAVTPHFLSPQPAPRQRSFSCTQHALQRRSGCNPAELSLHVPTPTEKAANEHIERVISPPPKEAPNQLENKGSIPVPPKPQIDPEREISTKNCNQKSEKANHENLTSVQSAL
- the notchl gene encoding neurogenic locus notch homolog protein 1 isoform X1; translation: MQLPGRVALLLCCCWTTLGRGSSASDPWAQCKNKSCESKFANEVCDKDCTEPECLRDGLDCITDKGQCKQGHVEYCKHHYDNSHCDQGCNNALCGWDGSDCYHDPIWATGSLIVQTRIPFTQGPFQNNSLLWTLSTLLRTPVKLRDRAPFKPSSDLHRLQPQQLADLLKPTAPVSSSEGSLLFLQVDNKPCVQQQEASCFPSAPSAARFLQARMAPGRIPSGRLAEVQAIVHVRGVMEELGDRSEEGVEAKTGGKRGGNRDAAPAWLWPVVGAGVGLGLAVVVAVVLVVMWVRRRRRERAGESDRVRHRSTGTDNGKNNNGSKAWIETASHRGERGKDRREKEKNGLKKKKGKGKDTGKKRREPLGEDAIRLRPLRKDLDIGSDTDMTQSSMEDVRYARREEICDHRTPEQKNFRLLPSRPQSLSPMQAPPGGWERNSTPSHQRSQTPTNTASVQWCGPDGSVVLIRAVRSGLDRVVLELLRAGVPVNNTDHTGRSALHWACTVNHLSLARTLIRYGAAVDLQDNKGETALFLSALHGCYDTARFLLLNGANQDLCDRHGRRPVHVAREGMHHQVLELLLAHRVQRGPVPIDPACEVLWDDRAYLYSPWAAPPSLPSRSASFSGAITPRGLSSPPPPSDWSMGPRQCPSPQNWRPSPSQSTTALVTPRILGLPPRPISTLQEVTSEAEEEEREAARDREGPRAVTPHFLSPQPAPRQRSFSCTQHALQRRSGCNPAELSLHVPTPTEKAANEHIERVISPPPKEAPNQLENKGSIPVPPKPQIDPEREISTKNCNQKSEKANHENLTSVQSAL